From a single Mus caroli chromosome X, CAROLI_EIJ_v1.1, whole genome shotgun sequence genomic region:
- the LOC110286282 gene encoding melanoma-associated antigen B4-like: MPRSHKGKGRSHTKRQNVQEKSQSLDDTHLTAKEEPTSSICQGDPPRSPDGCTHQGTQTNVASVSDDLSVLSIGAVGGETSGMNAEVSVISSLRHTGTSMVGSATRSVRRGALNRKTSELMEFMLEKFRVKEHFTQKDMLKVINRKYKAHFPEIIRRIYVQLELVFGLELKEVDPISQSYMLVGMLGLSTEGNLRSSSGLPKTGLLLTLLAVIFLSGNISSEDDIWEFLKVVGIYPGRYHPIFEEPRKFITKDLVKENYLEYHRVSGIDPPKYVLLWGSRAYAETTKMKVLEVLAKINNCIPSYFPCLYEEALVDEANRAARRVTEVPGNAYDSPPLGYIAHNISFV; the protein is encoded by the coding sequence ATGCCTAGGAGCCACAAGGGTAAAGGTCGCTCTCATACCAAACGTCAAAATGTACAGGAGAAGAGCCAAAGTCTTGATGATACTCATCTCACTGCAAAGGAGGAACCAACATCATCTATTTGTCAAGGGGATCCCCCCAGGTCCCCTGATGGCTGCACTCACCAGGGCACTCAGACAAATGTAGCTTCTGTTTCTGATGACTTAAGTGTGTTGTCAATAGGTGCTGTAGGTGGTGAGACTTCTGGTATGAATGCTGAGGTTTCTGTTATAAGCTCTCTGAGACATACAGGAACCTCCATGGTAGGTTCTGCCACTCGTTCTGTGCGCAGAGGTGCTCTCAACAGGAAGACAAGTGAATTGATGGAGTTCatgctggagaagtttagggtgaAAGAGCACTTTACACAGAAAGATATGTTGAAGGTGATTAACAGGAAGTACAAAGCACACTTTCCTGAGATAATTAGAAGAATATATGTGCAACTGGAATTGGTCTTTGGTCTCGAGTTGAAGGAAGTTGATCCCATTTCTCAGTCATATATGCTTGTGGGCATGCTGGGTCTCTCTACCGAGGGAAATTTGAGGAGCAGTAGTGGGTTACCCAAGACAGGGCTCCTTTTGACACTCCTGGCTGTGATCTTCCTGAGTGGCAACATTTCCAGTGAGGACGACATCTGGGAATTCCTGAAAGTTGTGGGGATATATCCTGGAAGATATCATCCAATCTTTGAGGAACCTAGGAAGTTCATCACAAAGGATCTCGTGAAGGAAAATTATCTGGAGTACCATCGGGTGTCTGGCATTGATCCCCCAAAATATGTGTTGCTGTGGGGTTCCAGAGCCTATGCTGAAACCACAAAGATGAAAGTCCTGGAAGTTTtagctaagatcaataattgtATTCCTAGTTACTTCCCATGTCTATATGAGGAGGCTCTGGTTGATGAGGCTAATAGAGCAGCAAGGAGAGTTACAGAAGTGCCTGGCAATGCCTATGACAGTCCTCCTTTAGGGTACATAGCCCACAACATCTCCTTTGTCTAG